The proteins below come from a single Halostagnicola larsenii XH-48 genomic window:
- a CDS encoding lipoyl protein ligase domain-containing protein, translating to MSVRVLRGRSETTEADRAVSQRLLEIAAAGTPAVRVWRPHRQVAFGRRDARLEGYDDARAVARDFGFSPVERSVGGRAVAYDGETTLAFARAEPVADFRQGTDERYDRLTADLERAFEKLGVDIVRGEPADSFCPGTHSLSVPAPNERTGSSEVPDRRKIAGLAQRVQQDAALASGIVVVANRAELARVLEGVYGALGVPFDPDSVGAIADWSRRSESESSSADRVEADALEADTLAIDRAETQHAETERLKVERVRSVLEEALIGDRPVEAVDVA from the coding sequence ATGTCCGTTCGTGTCCTTCGCGGCCGTTCCGAGACCACCGAGGCCGATCGAGCGGTGAGTCAGCGACTTCTCGAGATCGCCGCGGCCGGAACGCCCGCGGTTCGGGTCTGGCGACCCCACAGACAGGTCGCCTTCGGCCGGCGGGACGCCAGACTCGAGGGGTACGACGACGCTCGTGCGGTTGCGCGCGATTTCGGCTTTTCGCCGGTCGAGCGCAGCGTCGGCGGTCGGGCCGTCGCCTACGACGGGGAGACGACGCTCGCGTTCGCCCGCGCCGAACCGGTCGCGGACTTTCGGCAGGGGACCGACGAGCGGTACGACCGGCTGACCGCCGATCTCGAGCGAGCGTTCGAGAAGCTGGGCGTCGATATCGTCCGCGGCGAACCCGCCGATTCGTTCTGTCCGGGTACACACTCGCTTTCGGTCCCAGCGCCGAATGAGCGAACCGGCTCGAGTGAGGTCCCGGACCGTCGGAAGATCGCCGGCCTCGCCCAGCGGGTTCAACAAGACGCGGCGCTCGCGTCCGGAATCGTCGTCGTCGCGAACCGTGCCGAACTCGCGCGCGTTCTCGAGGGCGTCTACGGGGCGCTCGGGGTTCCGTTCGATCCCGACTCCGTCGGCGCGATCGCAGATTGGAGTCGTCGTTCCGAGTCGGAGTCGTCATCGGCTGACCGCGTCGAGGCCGACGCGCTCGAGGCGGACACCCTCGCGATCGATCGCGCCGAGACCCAGCACGCAGAGACCGAACGTCTCAAGGTCGAGCGTGTCCGCTCCGTTCTCGAGGAGGCGCTGATCGGCGATCGTCCCGTGGAAGCCGTCGACGTGGCCTGA